The following are encoded together in the Thunnus albacares chromosome 7, fThuAlb1.1, whole genome shotgun sequence genome:
- the c7h11orf96 gene encoding uncharacterized protein C11orf96 homolog, translating to MAAVRQMVMEASGFHVLPAHLMASAMEEFPQQLPVPKGPARGKSRSRRPREARFKTQPVTFAEIAEVEEEGSSPLEEERARRSFLQSLENLRRSTQTLHCPAATHHSCTPTTTQASLDSSDSDSTQ from the coding sequence ATGGCTGCTGTGCGTCAGATGGTTATGGAGGCCTCTGGTTTCCATGTCCTGCCTGCTCACCTTATGGCCTCAGCTATGGAGGAGTTCCCCCAGCAGCTGCCTGTCCCAAAGGGCCCGGCCAGGGGCAAGAGCCGCTCCCGCCGACCCCGTGAGGCTCGATTCAAAACACAGCCTGTCACCTTTGCTGAGATcgcagaggtggaggaagagggcTCCTCGccactggaggaggagagggcgCGTCGCTCCTTCCTGCAGTCCCTGGAGAACCTGAGGCGGAGCACACAGACCCTTCACTGTCCAGCAGCCACCCATCACAGCTGCACCCCCACAACCACACAGGCCAGCCTGGACTCCAGTGACTCCGACTCCACTCAGTGA